CCAGGCCACGCCGGCCAGCTGTTCCTCGATCATGCAGCGCATCGAATGGAGTTCGCCGAGCACGCTGTCTGCCGCGAGCGGAGCCGCAGCGGAAACGGGCGCAGGAACGGCTGCAGCCGCCGGCAAGGCCTGCGGCGCAGCGGCTGCGCTCGCACGCACTTCTTCCACGTCTTCCTGCACCATGGCGACGATCTCCACGCCGTCGGCGGTCGCGCGGTTGGTCAGCACGATGGCTTCGTCGCCGAGCGCCTGGCGCGCCAGGCGCAGCGCTTCCCGGCTGGTGGGCGCGACGAACTTGCGCGCGCTGGTGCGGACGTCTGTCGGGATGTTCAAACTCTTCCTCCGATGGTGGCGGTGATCTTGATGTGGCGGGTGTCAGGAATCTCCGCATGCGAGAGAACCTTGAGCTGGCGGAAGCTGCGGCGCAGGAAGCGCGAGAGCAGCACGCGCAGCGAATGCTGGACCACCAGCACCGGCGCCAGGCCCAGCTGCTCCTGGCGCGCGATGGCCGCGCGGGTCTGCTGCATGAGGCTGTTGGCCAGGCCCGGCTCGATGCCGTTGTTGTTGGCGAGCGCCTGCTGCAGCACGCCGTCGAGCGCGCCGTCCAGGCCGATCACCTGCAGTTCGGAATCGCCCGGGAACAGCTGCTGCGTGATCGCGCGGCCGAGCGCCAGGCGCGTGAGCGAGGTGAGCTCGGCCGCGTCCTTGACGGTGGGCGCGTGCTCGGCCATCACGTCGAGGATGGTGCGCATGTCGCGGATCGGCACCTCTTCGTCGAGCAGGTTCTGCAGCACCTTGTGCAGCGTGCTCAGCGAGATGATCTTGGGCACCAGGTCCTCCGTGAGCTTGGGCGCGGTCTTGCCGATCTGGTCGAGCAGCTGCTGCACTTCCTGGCGGCCCAGCAACTCGGCGGCGTGGGTCTGGATCAGGTGGTTCAGGTGCGTGGCCATGACCGTGCATGCATCGACCACCGTGTAGCCGAGCACCTGCGCTTCCTGGCGCAGGCTGGCGTCGATCCACACGGCGGGCAGGTGGAACGCCGGGTCCTGCGTCGGCGTGCCGGGCAGGGTGCCGCTCACCTGGCCGGGGTTGATGGCCATCCACTGGTTGGGGAAGGCCTCGCCGCGGCCGATCTCGACACCCTTGAGGCTGATCACGTAGGTGTTGGGCGGGATCTCCAGGTTGTCGCGGATATGGACCACCGGCGCCAGGAAGCCGATCTCCTGGGCCACCTTCTTGCGGATGCTCTTGATGCGGCCCAGCAGTTCGCCGTTCTGGGTCTGGTCCACCAGCGGGATCAGCCGGTAGCCGACCTCCATGCCGAGCGGGTCGACCAGCGCCACGTCGTCCCATGTCGCCTCGGCCGCTTCGGCCGATGGCATCGTTGCGGCCTGGGCCGCGGCGGCCTGCTCGGCCGTGGCCTGCGGCGTGCGCTTGAGCATGCGCCGGCCCAGCCACGCCAGGCTGCCCGCGATCAGCAGGAAGGCCAGGTTCGGCATGCCGGGAATCATCCCCATCAGGCCGATGAGGCCGGCCGTGAGAAACAGCACCTGCGGATTGGAGAACAGCTGGCCGGTCAACTGCCGGCCCACGTCTTCGTCGGTGGTGACGCGCGAGACGATCACGCCCGCGGCGGTCGAGATCACCAGCGCCGGAATCTGCGCCACCAGGCCGTCGCCGATGGCCAGCAGCGTGTAGGTCGTGCCGGCGGTGCCGAAGTCCAGCCCGTGCTGGAGCATGCCGACCACCAGGCCGCCGATGATGTTGATCACCATGATCAGCAGGCCGGCAATCGCGTCGCCGCGCACGAATTTGCTGGCGCCGTCCATCGAACCGTAGAAGTCGGCTTCCTGCGCGACTTCCTGGCGGCGCTTGCGCGCCACGTCCTCGCCGATCAGGCCGGCGTTCAGGTCGGCGTCGATCGCCATCTGCTTGCCGGGCATCGCATCGAGCATGAAGCGCGCGCCGACCTCGGCGATGCGCCCCGCGCCCTTGGTGATCACCATGAAGTTGATCAGCACCAGGATGATGAACACCATCACGCCCACCGCGAAGTTGCCGCCCACCAGGAAGTGGCCGAAGGCCTCGATCACCTTGCCCGCCGCATCCGGCCCGGTGTGGCCGTGCATCAGCACCACGCGCGTGGAAGCCACGTTGAGCGACAGGCGCAGCAGCGTGGAGAACAGCAGCACGGCTGGGAAGGCCGCGAAGTCCAGCGCCTTCATGGTGTACATGCTCACCAGCAGCACCATCACCGACATCGCGATGTTGAAGGTGAACAGCAGGTCGAGCAGGAAGGGCGGCAGCGGCAGCACCATCATGCTCAGGATCAGCACGATCAGGATGGGGCCCGCGAGCCCCTTCCACTGGGTGCCGGAGAACAGCTGCGCCTGCAGGCGCGTCAGGGTGGCCATGGCGTTCATGCGGCGGCCTTCGGCGAGTATTCGAGCGATTCGGGGATCGGCAGGTCGGCCGGCGTGCGCGGCGCATCGCCGCCTTCGCTGTGCCAGCGCTTGAGCTGGTAGACCCAGGCCAATACCTCGGCCACCGCGGTGTAGAGGCCGGCCGGGATCTCGTCGCCGAGCCGGGTGTGCTTGAACAGCGCGCGCGTGAGCGGCGGCGCCTCCAGGATCGGAACCTTGTTCTCGCGCGCGATCTCGCGGATGCGCTCGGCCATCAGGTCGCTTCCCTTGGCCACCACGCGCGGCGCGCGCATGTCCTGGTCCACATACTTGAGCGCCACCGCGAAGTGCGTGGGGTTGGTCACCACGATGTCGGCCTTCGGCACCTCGGACATCATCCGCCGGCGCGCCATCTGCTGCTGCTGGCGGCGGATCTGCGCCTTGACGTGCGGATCGCCTTCGCTCTCCTTGTGCTCCTGGCGCAGGTCTTCGCGCGACATGCGCAGCTTGCGGTGGTAGCTCCACAGCTGGTAGGGAACGTCCACCAGCGCCACCAGGAACAGCGCGGAGGCAATCAGTGCGCAGTTGTGCGCCACCAGCACGATCATCTGCGGCAGCGCGGTGCGCTCCGACTGCGCCATCAGCGCCGAGACCTCGTCCACGTTGCCCATGATCACCAGCCAGGCCACGCCGCCGATCAGCAGCGACTTGGCCAGCGCCTTGAACAGCTCCGACAGGGCCTGCGCGGAAAACATGCGGCCGACGCCGGCGACCGGATCGAGCTTGCTGAACTTGGGCGCGAGGGCCTTGGCCGAGAGCAGCCAGCCGCCGAGCATCAGCGGCGCCGCCACGGCGGCGACCAGCATCATGCCGAACAGCGGCGCGAGCGCGAGCAGCGCCTGCTGGCCGATGAGACCGGCGCGCGCCAGCATGTGGGAAGGATCGAACGCCGTGGCGCGGTCGAAGTGCAGGCCCTGGGCCAGCGCGCCGCGCAGCGTGGCGCCGAGCGAGTCCGCGGTGAGCCACAGGCCGGCAACGGCGGTGCCCAGCAGCACGAAGGTCGCCAGTTCGCGCGACCGGGCCACGTCCCCTTCCTCGCGCGCCTTTTCGAGGCGCTGCGGTGAGGCGGGTTCGGTTTTTTCGAGGTCGCTTTCTTCAGCCATTGATGCTCCGGGCGAGCGTTGGCGACAGCACGCCTGCTCATGGCTGATTGTTCGTTTGGGAGCCTCCGGACAATTGATCGATCAGCGCGGGCATTTCCCCGCTGCTTGGACGATCGGTGCGACGCCTAGACTGGGGTGGCGGCCGCCGGGCCGGCGCCGTCCACGGCATCCGGCGCGGGCGCGGGCGCAGGCATTGGTGCAGGTGCAGGTGCAGGTGCAGCCGCATACGGCATCAGCGGCAGCTGCTCCGCGTCCAGGCGCTCGAGGATGGTGAACAGCAGGTCGCTGCGCACGCTGCCCGCCAGGCGCGGACTCGGCACATAGGCAATGGCCTGGAACATGAGCAGGCCGCCCTCGATGCCTTCGAGCGTGAGCGAAGGCGCCGGCGTTTCCAGCACGCTCTCGTGCGCGCGGCATGCCTCCAGGATGAGCTCGCGCACGCGCTGCGCGTTGGTGGTCAGCGGCATCGGCAGCCGGATCAGCACCCGGCCTTCCGCGTTGGCCAGCGTCATGTTGCGCACGGTCTTCGTGATGAATTCGGAGTTCGGCACGATCACCGTCGAGCGGTCTGCAACCTGGATTTCCGTGGCGCGCACGTTGATGCGCCGCACGTCGCCCTCGGTGGTGCCCAGCACCACCCAGTCGCCCACCTTCACCGGCTGCTCGGCCAGGAGGATCAGGCCCGAGATGAAGTTCTGCACGATGGCCTGCAGACCGAAGCCGATGCCCACCGACAGCGCGCTGGCCACCCACGCGATGCGCTCGACGCCGATGCCCAGCGCCGACAGCGAGAACGCGATCACCAGGATGCCGCCCACGTAGCCGAGCAGCGTGATGATCGAACTCTGCATGCCCGGCTCGAACTGCGTGCTGGGCAGGTAGCTGCGCGCGAGCCAGCGCTTGAAGACCCTGAGCACGATGAAGCCGACCACCGCCACGGCCACGGCGCTCAGGATGGCGCCCGGTACCAGCTGGAACTCGCCCACCTTCACGCCGGTGCCGAACTTGCCGCTGCGCTGGAACACTTCGCTCGGCCCGGTGCCCAGCGGCGCCGCGAGCGCGATCAGCATGTAGAAGAACAGCGCCACCCGGCTCAGCCCGGAGAGCACGGTGGCGGCCTGGTCGAGCGTCTGCGGCGCCAGGCCGAAGCTCTTCTGCAGGCGCTGGCCGAAGCTGCTGCGCGACGACACGCCGGCCATGAAGACGTCGTCGGCAAACTTGAACAGCACGTAGAAGGCGGCCGCGACGATGCCGCTCCAGGTGAGCTGCGAGGCCAGGAAGCTCGCGAGCGCCACGTAGCCCACGGCCACCAGCACCCAGATGGCCACCATCAACAGGCCGATGCAGGCCACCAGCAGGCCGACCCACATCGGCCGCTCGGGCAGGCCGGACTCCGGCGCGTCGGCGCGCAGCGGCCTCAGCCGATGGAGCACCGCGCCGACCAGGGCGGTGAGCACCAGCGCCGTGAGCACGTGCGTGGCAACAACGGCCGCAAAGCTCGCTTCCACCAGCGCATTGATCTCCACCGGCGCCCAGGCCAGCGCCGCCACCAGCGCAACCAGCCACGGCAGCGCGGCCAGCCGGCTGGCCATGGCATCGGGAATCGGCGGCAGCCGCCACGACGGCCGGCCGGTGGCCAGCAGCCCGCGGCCCAGTCCGATCACGAAGGCCATGAACACCAGCGCCTGCGCCATCGAACGCATCGCCTTGCGCGCCTGCGGCTCCCAGGTGGCGTATTCCTCGAGCACCCACACGAAGCCGTGCGCCGCCGCGGCCACCAGCACCACATGGCTCGCCACGATGGCAATCACCAGCAGCGAACGCCGCAGCCGGCCTGCGGGCAGCAGCCGCGCGGCGATCCGCGTCAGCAGATGCTCGGCCACCCAGGTGCCGAGCACCGCGAGCAGCACCGCCAGCAGCAGCGCCCCCAGCACCGCCATCCGGGGCCCCTGCTGCATGGCCTGCGCCAGGCCGTCGCGCAGGTCGGAGGCCATGGCCCGCAGGCGCGCCAAGTCGCTCGGCCAGGCCTCCTGCAGATCGCGCCAGAACTCGCCGGTGAGCGGGGAGGGTGCGCGTTCGGTGATCTGCGCCTCGAAAAGCGCGCGGCGCTGGGTCACCAGTTCGGCGCCGCGCTGCCGCACGTCGATGGACAGCAGCCGTGCCAGCCGGATGTCGGCGTCCAGCGCGTTGCGCTCCTTCGTGAGGCGGGCGCGCTGGCGCGTGATGTCGGGGTCTTCGGTGGCGCCCGCGGCCGGCGGATTGCCGAGCTCGCCGAGGCGGGCGTTCAAGTCGGCCAGCTCGCCGGTGCGCGCGGCCACGAACTTGTCGGCCTGCGTGCCGATGTCGTTGATCTGCGCCAGCAGCTGGCGCGTGTTCTCGGTGGAATCGGCTTCGGCGGTGATCTTCGTGAGCTGCTCGCGCAGCTCGGCCACCGTGGGTTCGGGCGCCGGCGCCGCGGCAGCGGCGATCGCGGTGGTGCTGTTGCCCGGCTGCGCCGCCGCGGCGCCGCACAGCAGCAGGGCAGCCAGGACAAAGGCCATCAGACGGGGGAGCGAACGCATGGACGCCATCATAGAAGGCGCCATTTGCGGCCCGCGGCGCGGCGCGTGACAGCGTGTGTCGGGCCGCCTCGGCAAGGAGCGGTCAGCCGGCCGGGCTGAACAGGTCGACCCGGTCGGTGATGATGCCGTCGGTGCCCAGGTCGATGAGCCGCTGCGCGGCCCATTCGTCGTTCACGGTGTAGCTCAGCGCGCGCATGCCCGCGCCTTGCACCTGCGCCACCGTGGCGGTGTCCCAGAGCGCGTGGTTGCAGACCACCGCGGCGCACTTCAGGCCGGTGGCCGCGGCAAGCCAGCCGTCCCGCAGCGTATCGAGCAGGAGCCCGCGCGGCAGCTCGGGCTGCACCGCCCTGGCTCCGGCCAGCGATTCCACCTGGAACGAGGTGAGCAGCGGCGCAATGGCCGCGCCCCGCCACAGCCGGGCCGCCAGCCGGGCCACCGCTTCGCCGGTTTCGCGCTCGGTGCCCGGCGTGGGCTTGATCTCGATGTTGAGCAGGTGGCCGTTGGCCAGGCAGAAGCGCGCGAGGTTCTCGAGCGTGGCGAGCGGCTCGCCCGCGAAGGCGCGCGAATGCCAGCCGCCGGCGTCGAGCTGCGCGAGCGCGCTCCAGGGCTGCGCGCCGCCGATGCCGCGGCCGTTGGTGGTGCGCTCCAGTGTGGCGTCGTGCATCAGAAAGGCCACGCCATCGGCGCTGAGCTTGGCGTCGCACTCGAACATGCGGTAGCCGTGCGCTGCGCCGAGGCGAAAGGCCGCGAGCGTGTTCTCGGGCGCCAGCCTGCCGGCGCCGCGGTGCGCGATCCAGCGCGGATAGGGCCAGGGTTGCAACGCCGGCATCGCTCAGTCGGCCCGCTTGCCGGAGCCGGCGTCGAACCAGTGCAGCTTGTCTTCGCGCGCCGCGATCTTCACCGTGTCGCCCGCGACCGGCGGATGGTCGCTTTCGTCGGTGCGCATGATGATC
This genomic window from Variovorax paradoxus contains:
- the flhA gene encoding flagellar biosynthesis protein FlhA: MNAMATLTRLQAQLFSGTQWKGLAGPILIVLILSMMVLPLPPFLLDLLFTFNIAMSVMVLLVSMYTMKALDFAAFPAVLLFSTLLRLSLNVASTRVVLMHGHTGPDAAGKVIEAFGHFLVGGNFAVGVMVFIILVLINFMVITKGAGRIAEVGARFMLDAMPGKQMAIDADLNAGLIGEDVARKRRQEVAQEADFYGSMDGASKFVRGDAIAGLLIMVINIIGGLVVGMLQHGLDFGTAGTTYTLLAIGDGLVAQIPALVISTAAGVIVSRVTTDEDVGRQLTGQLFSNPQVLFLTAGLIGLMGMIPGMPNLAFLLIAGSLAWLGRRMLKRTPQATAEQAAAAQAATMPSAEAAEATWDDVALVDPLGMEVGYRLIPLVDQTQNGELLGRIKSIRKKVAQEIGFLAPVVHIRDNLEIPPNTYVISLKGVEIGRGEAFPNQWMAINPGQVSGTLPGTPTQDPAFHLPAVWIDASLRQEAQVLGYTVVDACTVMATHLNHLIQTHAAELLGRQEVQQLLDQIGKTAPKLTEDLVPKIISLSTLHKVLQNLLDEEVPIRDMRTILDVMAEHAPTVKDAAELTSLTRLALGRAITQQLFPGDSELQVIGLDGALDGVLQQALANNNGIEPGLANSLMQQTRAAIARQEQLGLAPVLVVQHSLRVLLSRFLRRSFRQLKVLSHAEIPDTRHIKITATIGGRV
- the flhB gene encoding flagellar biosynthesis protein FlhB, with product MAEESDLEKTEPASPQRLEKAREEGDVARSRELATFVLLGTAVAGLWLTADSLGATLRGALAQGLHFDRATAFDPSHMLARAGLIGQQALLALAPLFGMMLVAAVAAPLMLGGWLLSAKALAPKFSKLDPVAGVGRMFSAQALSELFKALAKSLLIGGVAWLVIMGNVDEVSALMAQSERTALPQMIVLVAHNCALIASALFLVALVDVPYQLWSYHRKLRMSREDLRQEHKESEGDPHVKAQIRRQQQQMARRRMMSEVPKADIVVTNPTHFAVALKYVDQDMRAPRVVAKGSDLMAERIREIARENKVPILEAPPLTRALFKHTRLGDEIPAGLYTAVAEVLAWVYQLKRWHSEGGDAPRTPADLPIPESLEYSPKAAA
- a CDS encoding DUF3772 domain-containing protein — translated: MMASMRSLPRLMAFVLAALLLCGAAAAQPGNSTTAIAAAAAPAPEPTVAELREQLTKITAEADSTENTRQLLAQINDIGTQADKFVAARTGELADLNARLGELGNPPAAGATEDPDITRQRARLTKERNALDADIRLARLLSIDVRQRGAELVTQRRALFEAQITERAPSPLTGEFWRDLQEAWPSDLARLRAMASDLRDGLAQAMQQGPRMAVLGALLLAVLLAVLGTWVAEHLLTRIAARLLPAGRLRRSLLVIAIVASHVVLVAAAAHGFVWVLEEYATWEPQARKAMRSMAQALVFMAFVIGLGRGLLATGRPSWRLPPIPDAMASRLAALPWLVALVAALAWAPVEINALVEASFAAVVATHVLTALVLTALVGAVLHRLRPLRADAPESGLPERPMWVGLLVACIGLLMVAIWVLVAVGYVALASFLASQLTWSGIVAAAFYVLFKFADDVFMAGVSSRSSFGQRLQKSFGLAPQTLDQAATVLSGLSRVALFFYMLIALAAPLGTGPSEVFQRSGKFGTGVKVGEFQLVPGAILSAVAVAVVGFIVLRVFKRWLARSYLPSTQFEPGMQSSIITLLGYVGGILVIAFSLSALGIGVERIAWVASALSVGIGFGLQAIVQNFISGLILLAEQPVKVGDWVVLGTTEGDVRRINVRATEIQVADRSTVIVPNSEFITKTVRNMTLANAEGRVLIRLPMPLTTNAQRVRELILEACRAHESVLETPAPSLTLEGIEGGLLMFQAIAYVPSPRLAGSVRSDLLFTILERLDAEQLPLMPYAAAPAPAPAPMPAPAPAPDAVDGAGPAAATPV
- the ugpQ gene encoding glycerophosphodiester phosphodiesterase, whose translation is MPALQPWPYPRWIAHRGAGRLAPENTLAAFRLGAAHGYRMFECDAKLSADGVAFLMHDATLERTTNGRGIGGAQPWSALAQLDAGGWHSRAFAGEPLATLENLARFCLANGHLLNIEIKPTPGTERETGEAVARLAARLWRGAAIAPLLTSFQVESLAGARAVQPELPRGLLLDTLRDGWLAAATGLKCAAVVCNHALWDTATVAQVQGAGMRALSYTVNDEWAAQRLIDLGTDGIITDRVDLFSPAG